A single genomic interval of Phycisphaeraceae bacterium harbors:
- a CDS encoding DUF1015 domain-containing protein, with protein sequence MIRVHPFPALRPIASRAAEVACEPYDVVTTAEARALADGRPASFLRVVRSEIELDPSIDPHSTPVYEHARRKLGEFCDQGILLRDDAPSFYVYRLSVVGRRQAGLVACMDVEDYRSGRIRIHEKTRPDKEDDRVRHILTTRTHAEPVLLAARGADALNSLLSADMNERPLYHFVARDGVTHSLWRSRHVAEYVDAFRELGVVYVADGHHRSAAADRVAREVDEGRAPAGQGEEHRRFPAVIFPAEQLVILPYHRVVKDLNGHSAEAFLEHLRNNGSLTPTVHPDPDSHGKVCVYLAHRAEPGPDRGRWYQWQPAPQHLEGRDAVARLDVSLLQDLVLAPALGIQDPRRDARIGFVGGSVGTAELMGQVDSGAAAVAFSMFATSMDELLAVAEAHQIMPPKSTWFHPKLRSGLFMHSF encoded by the coding sequence GCCCCATTGCCAGTCGCGCCGCCGAGGTGGCATGCGAGCCTTATGATGTCGTCACGACAGCCGAGGCGCGAGCACTGGCCGACGGTCGCCCTGCCTCGTTCCTTCGAGTCGTCCGATCGGAGATCGAACTCGATCCATCGATCGACCCCCACTCGACTCCGGTCTACGAGCACGCCCGCAGGAAGCTCGGTGAATTCTGCGATCAGGGCATCCTGCTCCGAGATGATGCGCCGTCGTTCTATGTCTATCGCCTCTCGGTGGTTGGACGACGCCAAGCGGGCCTCGTCGCCTGCATGGATGTTGAGGATTACCGCTCCGGTCGAATCCGCATTCACGAGAAGACGCGACCCGACAAGGAAGATGATCGAGTTCGGCACATCCTGACGACGCGGACGCACGCTGAGCCCGTGCTTCTGGCAGCGCGCGGCGCCGACGCGCTGAACTCCCTGCTGTCAGCGGACATGAATGAGCGTCCGCTCTATCACTTCGTTGCGCGTGATGGCGTCACGCACAGCCTTTGGCGTTCGCGTCATGTCGCCGAGTATGTCGATGCCTTCCGGGAGCTCGGCGTGGTCTATGTCGCCGATGGCCACCATCGCTCCGCCGCCGCCGATCGCGTGGCGCGCGAAGTCGATGAGGGACGCGCGCCGGCGGGTCAGGGCGAGGAGCATCGCCGATTCCCCGCCGTGATCTTCCCGGCGGAGCAACTCGTGATCCTCCCCTATCACCGAGTGGTGAAGGACCTGAACGGGCATAGTGCCGAGGCGTTCCTCGAGCACCTGCGGAACAACGGTTCGCTCACACCCACGGTGCACCCCGATCCCGACTCCCACGGCAAGGTCTGCGTGTATCTGGCCCATCGCGCGGAGCCCGGGCCCGACCGAGGTCGCTGGTACCAGTGGCAGCCGGCGCCACAGCACCTTGAGGGTCGCGATGCGGTCGCTCGACTTGATGTCTCACTGCTCCAGGATCTCGTCCTTGCGCCCGCCCTCGGTATCCAGGATCCGCGGCGCGATGCGCGCATCGGCTTCGTGGGTGGCAGCGTGGGGACCGCCGAGCTCATGGGGCAGGTCGACTCAGGCGCCGCGGCCGTTGCGTTCAGCATGTTCGCAACGAGCATGGATGAGCTTCTCGCGGTGGCCGAGGCCCACCAGATCATGCCGCCGAAGAGCACCTGGTTTCATCCGAAGCTTCGCAGCGGTCTCTTCATGCACTCATTCTGA